In Papaver somniferum cultivar HN1 chromosome 1, ASM357369v1, whole genome shotgun sequence, a genomic segment contains:
- the LOC113329543 gene encoding uncharacterized protein LOC113329543 translates to MASSSTVHHVPEFEEILKRMNNLLEERHTHSFEDNDNTEDGLSDLNRNILFKFNSGREYNLNILNDVLSKAWRLSSTISITDLGSGYYNAKFQLLFDMEATLQGTPWSVKDDLMLLERCKEDFLLEDYEFRYVHFWIHIYGLPMSLMNPNKVFNIAKEIGTPDPIDSQQAAKWGKFAKVRVRLDIIKPIPKDMIIILKYKEKITVTFRDLVSENGEVKNIP, encoded by the exons ATGGCTTCCTCATCCACAGTGCATCATGTTCCTGAGTTTGAAGAAATACTAAAACGTATGAATAATCTGTTAGAAGAACGTCACACTCACAGTTTTGAAGATAATGATAACACAGAAGATGGCCTATCAGATCTTAACAGAAATATTTTGTTCAAATTTAATTCAGGCAGAGAATATAACTTAAACATACTTAACGATGTTCTTTCCAAAGCTTGGAGACTATCAAGTACTATATCAATAACAGATCTAGGAAGTGGGTATTATAATGCAAAGTTCCAACTCCTCTTTGATATGGAAGCTACTTTACAAGGAACACCATGGTCTGTGAAAGATGATCTAATGTTACTGGAAAGATGCAAGGAGGATTTTCTGCTTGAAGATTATGAGTTCAGATATGTTCACTTTTGGATTCATATCTATGGTCTTCCTATGAGTTTGATGAACCCAAATAAAGTTTTTAATATAGCAAAGGAAATCGGTACACCAGATCCCATAGATTCTCAACAAGCAGCTAAATGGGGGAAGTTTGCTAAGGTCAGAGTTCGACTGGATATCATTAAACCCATTCCCAAAGACATGATTATTATCCTGAAATACAAAGAGAAGATCACTGTTACTTTCAG agatttagtttcagaaaatGGTGAAGTGAAGAATATACCTTGA